The following are from one region of the Bos mutus isolate GX-2022 chromosome 18, NWIPB_WYAK_1.1, whole genome shotgun sequence genome:
- the GABARAPL2 gene encoding gamma-aminobutyric acid receptor-associated protein-like 2, with protein sequence MKWMFKEDHSLEHRCVESAKIRAKYPDRVPVIVEKVSGSQIVDIDKRKYLVPSDITVAQFMWIIRKRIQLPSEKAIFLFVDKTVPQSSLTMGQLYEKEKDEDGFLYVAYSGENTFGF encoded by the exons ATGAAGTGGATGTTCAAGGAGGACCACTCGCTGG AACACAGATGCGTGGAATCTGCGAAGATCAGAGCGAAATACCCCGACCGGGTTCCG GTGATTGTGGAAAAGGTCTCAGGCTCTCAGATTGTTGACATTGACAAACGGAAGTATCTGGTTCCATCCGACATcactgtggctcagttcatgtGGATCATCAGGAAAAGGATCCAGCTTCCTTCTGAAAAGGCGATCTTCCTGTTTGTGGATAAGACAGTCCCTCAGTCCAG CCTAACTATGGGACAGCTTTACgagaaggaaaaagatgaagATGGATTCTTGTACGTGGCCTACAGTGGCGAGAACACTTTCGGCTTCTGA